AAGTATGCCATTTTGAGTCAGGTTCTCCGCCCTCTTTGACACAACATCGTGCtgcttaataataatacaagaATCCCATGCTCAGTGAAGTTTCAATTTACTCTGGCTGTATCTACTCAATCTGTCGCCTTTTGTGAAGGACAATGCGGCTACCTTTCCTGATGGGAGCATCCCCGGCCGTAATAAGCCCTAGATGCGGGGAACTAGCAATGAGCCGGATGTAGCAGCTGGTAGGCTACTTATCCTAATACAAGGAAAGTAGACTTGAGTCTTTTCCCATCCCATATCCAAGACCTTGGAATCATCAAACCTCTCGTTCGATTGCTTTGCATAATTACTTTTGAAGCACATTCGTTACAACGCAGCCACTATGTCTACTCCAGGACTCCGTGACAGAACCATAATCATCACAGGCGTTTCCCGAGGCCTGGGAGCATCCATCGCCCAAGCAGTCTTGGAGGCCGGCGGCGACGTGTATggcatcgacatcctcccacaacccgtcgaagaagaccgGCAAGACATCTCTACCCTTCCGAAGGGTAACGAATCCCAACTTACCTTTTTCCAAGCCGATATACGCGATGAACCAGCCATCGAGTCGGCTTTGGCTCAGGTCAGAGAGCTAGCAAAGCAACGGGGAAAGCCAGTTCTCGGGCTGGTAAATTGCGCCGGGGTGCAACACACGGAGAATGCAGAAGATTTCCCGGTCCATGAATTCCAACGCATCATCGATGTTAATGTCATGGGAAGCTTTATCGTTGCTAAGCATACGGCTCGACTGATGATCGCGGAGAATTGGAAAGGGAGTATGGTGCTGATCGGTTCGATTGCGGGCTACGTCGCAAATAGGGTGAGTGTATTGTCCTGCTCGATGCTGATGACACTTATTTACTCTGATTTCAGGGCATCCACGGAAGTGCGTACTGTGCGTCAAAGGCCGCTGTGCAAATGATGGTCAAATCGTTTGCATATGAATGGGGAAAGCATGGAATCAGGGTAAACAGCCTTTCACCAGGCCCCATCATGACCAACATGGTGGGCGAGCTTTTGGATAATAATGCAGATTTGAAATCTTTGCTTATGTCTGGGGCTGTTCTTGGGCGACTGGGGGTTGTCCAGGATGTACAGGGTGTGACTGTATTCCTGCTCAGTGACACCTCCGGATACATGACGGGAGCTGATGTCAAGCTCGACGGTGGTGCCACGATCTCTGTCTAGCTGAATACTTAGTTTGAATAACATCTAGCTAGCTAACTAATTAGCTTCATTTGCATGTcaccttttttatttatcaCCCCAATCGCTCATTATTGACTTCGTATTTTTGTTCAATTGATATAACCATGTGTGGTGACTTTAACTTATAGGGCTACATTAGTGATGACGAACAGTACGGGAGAAGCTGCCTAGTAAGGTAGAAATGCGCTTGCTAGTCTACTTCGAAGCCAGCAATTGGAATGAAGATGCATCTGcatatattactattagatatattatattgaTTACTCTCGAAAGGCGTGGTTG
The nucleotide sequence above comes from Aspergillus puulaauensis MK2 DNA, chromosome 3, nearly complete sequence. Encoded proteins:
- a CDS encoding SDR family NAD(P)-dependent oxidoreductase (COG:Q;~EggNog:ENOG410PGNV;~InterPro:IPR002347,IPR036291,IPR020904;~PFAM:PF00106,PF13561,PF08659;~go_function: GO:0016491 - oxidoreductase activity [Evidence IEA];~go_process: GO:0055114 - oxidation-reduction process [Evidence IEA]), with protein sequence MSTPGLRDRTIIITGVSRGLGASIAQAVLEAGGDVYGIDILPQPVEEDRQDISTLPKGNESQLTFFQADIRDEPAIESALAQVRELAKQRGKPVLGLVNCAGVQHTENAEDFPVHEFQRIIDVNVMGSFIVAKHTARLMIAENWKGSMVLIGSIAGYVANRGIHGSAYCASKAAVQMMVKSFAYEWGKHGIRVNSLSPGPIMTNMVGELLDNNADLKSLLMSGAVLGRLGVVQDVQGVTVFLLSDTSGYMTGADVKLDGGATISV